One Alteromonas gilva DNA segment encodes these proteins:
- the tenpIN gene encoding type III toxin-antitoxin system TenpIN family toxin: protein MQLKKLDQSFYPDHTHLSEALDNVNGAWIEGKTRGYGFVLIPINTLTFALPLRSNIRHKASFPTVGKHGETHKGLDFSKALLIPNPSYISDELFLIPSREHTRLRSKEHYITSRFTKYVERYIKATVANDRNILNSSAYRFSTLQHYHAELNI from the coding sequence ATGCAGTTGAAGAAGTTAGATCAGTCTTTTTACCCAGACCATACCCACCTATCTGAAGCTTTAGATAATGTGAACGGAGCTTGGATAGAGGGTAAAACAAGAGGGTATGGATTTGTTCTTATTCCAATTAACACACTGACTTTTGCGCTTCCACTGCGGTCCAATATACGTCACAAAGCTTCTTTCCCAACGGTAGGTAAGCATGGTGAAACGCATAAGGGTTTAGATTTCAGCAAAGCTCTTTTAATTCCAAACCCATCTTACATTTCAGACGAACTGTTTCTCATCCCTTCAAGAGAGCACACCCGATTAAGAAGCAAAGAGCATTATATAACTTCACGTTTTACAAAGTACGTTGAGAGGTATATAAAAGCAACCGTAGCCAATGACCGAAACATACTCAACTCATCCGCATACAGATTTTCAACCCTACAACACTACCATGCTGAATTGAACATATAA